A genomic window from Silene latifolia isolate original U9 population chromosome Y, ASM4854445v1, whole genome shotgun sequence includes:
- the LOC141629554 gene encoding uncharacterized protein LOC141629554: MTIGEGQMFKPDDDSESESESESESDISPKAKSRVLGVEDTPSPVFPFPVPPPSALVFRAVPNIAPISPPTSTGATYQRTSTTLLHDMIHKEVEVYVDDMIVKSKERNNHLMALRKFFERLRKYNMRLNPQKCAFGVTSGKLLGHIVSHRVIEIDPSKIKAIMEMPHPKTEKEIRGFLSRVQYISRFVSKLTMICEPIFNKLKVGEHIMWDDQCQAAFDKIKEVLSSSPVLSPPVAGLPLSLMDPIKYFLEKPVLNGRMSRWTLMLSEFDLKYVLLKAIKGKVIADFLADNPVEETDIVDTWSFPDEDIVHVADDAWDLHFDGASNNMGCGIGVLIISPRGKHVPVSIKLDFAVTNNAAEYEACLLGLQSANKLGVMKLTVHGDSSLVINQVTGSWKIKSSSLAPYQAKIEELEKLFEEVRYVYLPREENQFADALSKLAALINIPDHMDSMPLCVERRSSPAYINAVDDAGESEAEPWYASIVRFKEAGEYPADLDTRGKRALRMLSAQFVKTNDGQLYKKTKTWCLLRCVDKTTSEKVMEEVHDGECGPHMNSHMLVRKIMSMPLCVERRSSPAYINVVDDAGESEAEPWYASIVRFKEAGENPADLDTRGKRAL; the protein is encoded by the exons ATGACCATTGGAGAAGGGCAAATGTTCAAACCTGAtgacgattctgagtctgagtctgagtccgagtctgagtctgacaTAAGTCCTAAGGCTAAGTCTAGGGTTTTAGGTGTCGAAGATACCCCTTCCCCAGTCTTTCCTTTTCCTGTACCTCCCCCTAGTGCTTTGGTATTCCGGGCTGTCCCGAACATCGCTCCTATCTCGCCACCGACCTCGACCG GTGCGACTTACCAGAGAACATCAACGACGTTGTTGCATGACAtgattcataaggaagtagaggtctacgtcgatgacatgatcgtaaaATCGAAGGAACGTAATAACCATTTGATGGCATTACGAAAATTCTTCGAGAGGTTGAGAAAGTATAATATGAGATTAAACCCACAGAAGTGCGCGTTCGGGGTCACCTCTGGCAAGCTTTTGGGtcatatcgttagccaccgtgtcATCGAAATCGACCCATCAAAGATTAAAGCCATTATGGAAATGCCCCATCCTAAaaccgagaaagaaattcgaggtttcttAAGCCGAGTGCAATACATAAGCCGTTTCGTCTCAAAATTAactatgatttgcgaaccaaTTTTTAACAAATTGAAAGTTGGGGAGCATATTATGTGGGATGACCAATGCCAAGCCGCGTTTGATAAGATAAAGGAAGTGTTATCTTCTTCGCCAGTTCTCAGTCCGCCTGTAGCCGGTTTGCCTCTATCACT AATGGACCCCATCAAGTACTTTTTGGAAAAGCCGGTGCTAAACGGCAGAATGTCAAGATGGACCCTCATGCTGtcggaattcgatctcaaatatgtgctGCTGAAAGCGATAAAAGGAAAGGTCATTGCCGATTTCCTGGCCGATAATCCAGTCGAAGAAACTGACATTGTTGACACTTGGTCGTTCCCAGATGAGGATATTGTCCATGTCGCAGATGATGCATGGGATCTACATTTCGATGGGGCATCGAATAACATGGGATGCGGAATAGGTGTCCTTATAATTTCACCGAGAGGAAAGCACGTACCAGTTTCGATCAaattggacttcgccgtcacaaaTAACGCCgcggaatacgaagcatgcctacttGGTTTGCAGAGCGCTAACAAGTTAGGAGTCATGAAGTTGACAGTACACGGGGATTCCTCCTTGGTCATTAATCAAGTGACGGGGTCATGGAAGATCAAAAGTAGCAGCCTGGCACCCTACCAGGCTAAGATAGAAGAGCTAGAAAAACTCTTCGAAGAGGTGCGATACGTGTACCTCCCAAGGGAGGAAAATCAGTTCGCTGACGCACTGTCAAAACTGGCAGCATTGATAAACATCCCTGATCATATGGACAGCATGCCATTGTGTGTCGAACGAAGGTCTTCACCAGCTTATATAAACGCTGTCGATGATGCCGGGGAAAGCGAagccgaaccttggtatgcatCCATTGTGAGATTCAAAGAAGCAGGAGAATACCCTGCAGACCTCGATACACGTGGAAAGCGTGCATTGCGAATGTTATCCGCCCAATTCGTTAAAACTAACGATGGACAATTATATAAGAAGACAAAGACATGGTGTCTGTTGCGATGCGTCGACAAGACAACGTCAGAaaaggtcatggaagaagtccacgacggggaATGTGGGCCGCATATGAACTCCCACATGCTAGTTCGGAAGATCATGAG CATGCCATTGTGTGTCGAACGAAGGTCTTCACCAGCTTATATAAATGTTGTCGATGATGCCGGGGAAAGCGAagccgaaccttggtatgcatCCATTGTGAGATTCAAAGAAGCAGGAGAAAACCCTGCAGACCTCGATACACGTGGAAAGCGTGCATTATGA
- the LOC141629555 gene encoding uncharacterized protein LOC141629555 produces the protein MERLTAVEAKIAVEAPIPPPPETEFEKRFRLIEEQLKLSRGENVHYENARGTEDLLQHIRSYKEYLALKGVPAEMLPHIFAQSLGKHPKAWFYSLELKNFPTFEDIAVEFCKHFADNAEIQTTVRTLEVMTQKDKEGFTEFLNRWRAESVKLAKRPEETEMVDKFIKNLRPVYRDAIKYQHFGSFKDLIRVGRKIEDDVRSAEAEKPKRYQGASSSKAKASSSANHIQAIGLLGGAPKGSQRHGPRAFTNIGCTYAYALQRLSAQGKLNPIGPTPDPLADRQSKWYKPDAYYAYHQGKCHDTENCYRLKHEIQDMIENGSLPIPTVRPNNLNNPFGDHANAVFVEDNTDVSHLIQPICRLTLFFVGKVYADDEDDIYLTEGAIIPRTQEEISKLRKDVLESNHLTRSGRPYCAEKANHVSIFGDSPSKTPTKEATSVRALGKGSTSEASLIKQLQKTKADVSIWELMLSSFEHRQALLQALMNMTVSPQTTPDDVVSFVAQNQPRFTNDVTFSDEDLPSFGPQHCLAMYITVECRHK, from the exons ATGGAACGCTTGACGGCTGTGGAAGCCAAGATCGCGGTGGAAGCTCCCATACCACCACCCCCGGAAACTGAATTCGAAAAGAGGTTCCGACTAATAGAGGAACAATTGAAGCTATCCCGAGGGGAAAATGTGCATTATGAGAATGCCAGAGG gACGGAAGATCTATTGCAACATATCCGTTCCTACAAGGAGTACCTTGCGTTGAAAGGGGTACCTGCTGAGATGTTGCCCCACATTTTTGCTCAATCCCTAGGaaaacacccgaaggcgtggttctacagccTTGAGCTTAAGaatttccccactttcgaagatatagcggtggagttctgcaaacaCTTTGCTGATAATGCCGAGATTCAAACTACTGTGCGCACActcgaggtgatgacacagaaggaTAAGGAGGGATTTACTGAATTCCTCAACCgctggcgcgctgaaagcgtgaagttggcCAAAAGGCCAGAGGAgactgaaatggtagataagttcatcAAAAATCTTCGACCTGTCTACCGTGACGCTATCAAATATCAACATTTCGGCTCATTCAAGGACCTTATTCGAGTCGGAAGAAAAATTGAGGACGATGTTCGTTCTGCTGAGGCTGAAAAGCCAAAAAGGTATCAGGGTGCCTCCTCTTCCAAAGCTAAGGCATCCAGTTCTGCCAATCATATCCAAGCCATCGGTCTTTTGGGAGGAGCTCCTAAGGGATCACAACGCCATGGGCCAAGAGCGTTCACTAACATCGGGTGTACCTATGCATACGCCCTCCAAAGGCTCTCGGCCCAAGGGAAACTGaacccaattggtccaactccggacccgctTGCGGATCGACAGAGTAAATGGTATAAGCCCGACGCCTACTATGCTTATCATCAAGGAAAAtgtcatgataccgaaaattgttaCCGTCTTAaacatgaaatccaagacatgatcgagaatgggtcGCTCCCCATCCCCACCGTCCGACCTAACAACCTGAACAATCCTTTTGGCGACCATGCCAATGCAGTATTCGTCGAAGACAATACCGATGTATCTCACTTAATCCAACCCATCTGCCGTCTCACTTTGTTTTTCGTGGGGAAGGTCTAT GCCGACGATGAAGACGATATCTATCTCACCGAAGGTGCGATTATTCCCCGAACTCAGGAAGAAATTTCTAAATTGAGGAAAGATGTCCTCGAAtctaatcatttgactcgatcggGACGTCCCTATTGTGCCGAGAAGGCAAACCATGTCTCTATCTTTGGAGACAGTCCGAGTAAGACACCCACCAAGGAGGCCACCTCAGTCCGGGCTCTTGGTAAAGGGTCGACCTCAGAGGCCTCCCTCATCAAGCAGTTACAAAAGACTAAGGCAGATGTCTCCATCTGGGAGTTAATGTTGAGCTCGTTTGAACACCGACAAGCTCTGCTTCAAGCCTTAATGAATATGACCGTGTCACCGCAAACTACTCCAGATGACGTGGTCTCATTTGTTGCTCAAAACCAACCTCGGTTCACTAATGACGTAACCTTTTCTGATGAAGACCTGCCCTCATTTGGGCCACAACATTGTCTCGCTATGTACATCACGGTAGAATGCCGTCATAAGTGA